One Nocardia huaxiensis genomic window, AGATCGGCGACCGGGCCGGGATTCAGCGGGGTGCGCTGTACTACCACATCGGGTCCAAGGAAGAGCTGCTCTTCCAGATCCGGCGGGGGTACACGCAGACCATGTTCGAGGCCGCGGCGGCCATCGCCGATAGTGAGCTCGATCCGATGAGTAAGCTGCGCAACCTGATTCGCAGCCATGTGCGGCTGATCATCGAGCATCAGTACGAGGTGGCCATCGCGCTGCGCGACGCCGGGGCGCTGACCGCCGAACGTGAAGCGGACCTCCAGCAATTGCGCGACGGCATCCAACGCTGCTGGCAGCGCGTCATCGACGAGGGCCATGCGGCGGGCGTGCTGCGCACCAACGATCACGTCGTCGGCAACAGCCTCGTGGCCATGCTGAACATGGTGAGCCGCTGGTATCGCCCCGACGGCGCGCACACCCCCGAACAGATCGCCGACATTCTCATCACCACCATCCTCGACGGCGTCGCCACGACCCGGAGCAACTGAAAGGCTGACCATGGCTTGGGATTTCGAGACCGATCCGGAATACCAGAAGAAGCTGGACTGGGTCGCGGAGTTCGTCCGCACCGAGGTCGAACCCCTCGACCTGATCTACCCGGAGCCCTACGACCGGCAGAACCCGGAGATCCGGGCGCTCATGAAACCGTTGCAGGACAAGGTGAAAGAGCAGGGCCTGTGGGCCTGCCACCTCGGCCCCGAGCTCGGCGGGCCCGGCTACGGGCAGGTCAAGCTGGCGCTGCTCAACGAGGTCATCGGCACCTCCAAGTGGGCTCCGCTGGTATTCGGTTGTCAGGCACCGGATTCCGGCAATGCCGAGATTCTCGCCCACTTCGGGACACCGGAGCAGAAGGCGAAGTACCTGCAGCCCCTGCTCGACGGTGAGATCGGCTCCTGCTACGTCATGACCGAACCCACCGGCGGCTCCGACCCGACCGCGTTCAAGACCCTCGCCGTGCGCGACGGCGACGAATGGGTCATCAACGGCGAGAAGTGGTTCAACTCGGCGGCCGAATTCGCCAGCTTCCACATCGTCATGGTGGTCACCGACCCGGAGGCCGAACCACACAAGCGGCTGTCCATGTTCATCGTCCCCGCCGACACCCCGGGCCTGGAGATCGTCCGCAACTTCACCGTCCCCGGCTTCTCGGAAAACGAAGGGCACCTGCGGTTCACGAATGTGCGCGTGCCCGCCGACGCGCTGCTCGGCGCGGAAGGGCTCGGCTTCATCGTCGCCCAGACCCGGCTCGGCGGCGGCCGGGTGCATCACGCCATGCGCACGGTCGCCATGGTGCGCAAGGCGTTCGACATGATGTGCGAGCGCGCCGTCTCCCGGCCCATGCGCAAGGGCGTGCTCGGCGGCCTCCAGATGACCCAGGAGAAGATCGCCGAAGCCTGGATCGAAATGGAACAGTTCCGGCTGCTGGTGCTGCGCACCGCCTGGCGCATCGACAAGGAGCAGGACTACCGCAAGGTTCGCCACGACATCGCCGCCATCAAGGTCGCCATGCCGAAGGTGATGCACGACATCGCCCAGCGCGCCATGCACCTGCACGGGGCCATCGGCGTCAGCACCGACCTGCCGTTCGTCGACATGATGAACTACGCCCAGGTCATGGCCATCGCGGACGGGCCCACCGAGGTCCACAAGATCACCCTGGCCAAGGAGGTCCTCAAGACCTACGCACCGGGAGATCCGGTGTACCCCAGCGGTTTCCGGCCCGCCCTGCGGGAGAAAGCGCGCGAGCTGGTGGCGCAGCGGCTCGAACACACCGTCGGGAACCTCTGAGCAGGCCCGTCGCAGGTGATGACGGAACGCTGACATCTGCCCCGAAGCGCTGGTGCAACGCCTGGCGGTGCTGTTCTATCGGCTGGTCAGGTCATCCGCGGCGGCTTCGGGAGGCAGCACATGTCGAGGGTTGGGACCATTGTTCGATCGCCGATCACCTGGGTGGTGACGGGCGTGCTGGTCGTGGCGCTCGCGGTCGGGACGGTGTACTTCGCCCCGTGGAAGCTGTTCACCAGCACCACCGTGGTGGAAGCCGTGCCCACGGCCGCCGCGCCCGCTGTCTCCGGCGCGGCGGTGGAACCGCGCACGCTCTACACCGGCACACTCATCTCGCACGAGCACGACACCAGCGGCACCGTCGCCGTGCTGCAACTCGCGGACGGGCGGCGGGTGCTGAGGCTGGAGAATCTCGACACCAGCGACGGCCCGGACCTGCACGTGTGGCTCAGTGACGCCGCCGTGCTGGAGGGGCGCGACGGCTGGGGCGTCTTCGACGACGGCGACCACACCGACCTCGGAAAGCTCAAGGGCAACAAGGGAAGTCAGAACTACGACATCCCCGCCGAGGTGGATCTCGCCAAGCTGGGCAGTGTCACGGTCTGGTGCGTCCGCTTCCACGTCTCCTTCGGCGCCGCCGAATTGCGGGCGGCCTAGCGGCTGGCGGTGCGGAAGCGGGCGCGGTAGGCGGAGGGGGTTACGCCGAAGTGGCGGAGGAAGATTCGGCGGAGCGACTCGTCGCTGCCCAGGCCGGAGCGACGGGCGGCCGAGGTGATGGATTCGCCGGATTCCAGCATGGATTGGGCGGCTTCCAGACGGACGGATTCCACGAAGGCGGCGGGGGTGGTGTGCAGGTGTTCGTGGAACAGGCGGGTGAGGTGGCGGACGCTCAGAGCGGCGCGAGAAGCCATGGCGGACAAGGAATGATCGGCCGCCGGGTCGGCGAGGATGCTGTCGAGGAGCGCGCGGAGCGGATCGTGGCGGGGGCGCGGGAGGCGCGAGGCGACCGAGAACTGGGATTGGCCGCCGGGACGTTGCAGGAAGACGACCAGGTCTCGGGCCACCTCCCGGGCGAGGTCCGCGCCTTCGTCCTCCTCGATGAGGGCCAGGGCCAGGTCGATGCCCGCGCTGACGCCCGCCGAGGTGAAGACGCTGCCGTCGCGGACGTAGATGGCGTCCGGTTCCACCGTGATGCGCGGGTGCACACGGGCCAGCATCGCGGTGTGCCGCCAGTGCGTGGTGGCGCGGCGGCCGTCGAGGACGCCGGCCTGGGCGAGGGCGAAGGCGCCGGTGCAGACCGAGGCGATGCGGCGGGCGGAGGCGGCGAAATCCGGTATGGCGTCGAGTAGTTCGCGCGGGACGGGGGAGTGCGGCAGGCCCGAGGAACCCGGGACCAGGACGGTGTGGGCATCGCGAACCTCGGCGAAACTCGCGTTCACGGTCAGGCTGGTGCCGGCGGAGGTGGTGACCGGGCCGCCGGTGGGGGAACAGAGGATCAGTTCGTACGCGCCGCCCAGATCCGTTGCGGTACTGAATACTTCGAGAGGTGCGGTGGCGTCGAGGAGGCGGACGCCCTCGTAGGCCAGGACGGCGATCTTGCGGGTCACCCACCCAGACTAATGGCCAGATCTGTGGGGTTCGTGGCCGGATGGCCATGGTGGCGGGAACCCCGCGGCGGCGAGGCTCTAGGCATGACAACGATCGCTGATATCCGGATCCCCGACAGCCGCCTCGCCGCCGAAGCCACCGAGCTGGTCCGCGACACCGCCTCCGAACTGATCTTCAACCATTCCCGCCGGGTGTACCTGTTCGGCGCCCTGCAGGGGCGGCGCCGCCTGCTCGACTTCGACGCCGAACTGCTCTACGTCGGCGCCATGTTCCACGATCTCGGTCTCACCGAACGGCATCGAAACAGTATGCGGCGCTTCGAGATCGACGGGGCCGACGATGCGCGCGACTTCCTGCGCGGGCACGGAATCGCGGCAGGCGACGCCGATACGGTGTGGACGGCCATCGCCCTGCACACCACCCCGGAGATCCCGGCGCACATGGCCCCCGAGATCGCGCTGGTGACCGCGGGCGTCGAAATGGATGTGCTCGGAATCGGATTCGACGATATTCCGGCCGAGGTGCGGGAGGCCGTGGTGGCGGCGCATCCGCGTCCGGACTTCAAGAAGCGAATCCTGGCCGCCTTCACCGAGGGCAACGCGCATCGTCCGGGCTCGACCTTCGGCAATGTCAAAGCCGATGTACTGGAGCGCTTCTCGCCCGGTTACGTCCGGGAGAACTTCGTGGAGGTGATCGAGAATTCGAAGTGGGCCGAATGAGAGCCGCTCGGGCGCACGAAAATTTCCATATGCGAGCAGCCGGACGGGCTGGTTAGGGTCGGAATCGTCCCGAGGGCCCCGGGGTCGAAATCACTCGCTCTCTCAGTGGAGGAACAGTGTCAGACCATTCCGACGTGGTTGTCATCGGTGGCGGAATCTTCGGGTGCACAATGGCTTTGCACCTGATCGAAGCCGGGGCGGGAAGCGTCCGGCTGCTCGAACGCGACGGGCTTTTTCAAGGCACCAGCGCGGCCGGTGCGGGATTCCTGGGAAGCTGGACGCCCTTCGAGGCCGAACAGGCGGTGACCCGGTACGGCCTCGATTACTATGCCGGTCTCCAGGATCGAGGCCACGATATCGATCTGCGGAGCAATGGCATCCTGTGGCTGGACGCTCGCGCGACCTCGCTGCGGGAGATCGGCGAAAGCGGTTGGCAGAACAGCGAATCGGCCACGGTGCTGGACGCGGCCGCGGTCGCGGAACTGACCCACGGCCTGGTGGCGGGACCAGCGGTGACCGGGGGTGTGTTCGAACCCGGCGGTGCCCAGGTCTTCGCACCGAAGGTCGGGGCCGCACTCGCCGAGAGGTTGCACCGGCATCCGGGGGTGGTCGACTCGCGGCGGCCGGTGACGGCCCTGCGCACCCGCGGCGGCCGGATCGTCGGTGTCGACACCGCGACGGGACCGATCGACTGCGATGCCGTCGTCCTCGCCGCGGGGGCCTGGAGCAACGAATTGCTTTCTCCCCTCGGTGTTTTCCTGCCCAGCGCACCCCGGATCACCTCACGGATCATCACCGGCGATCTCGGACTGCCCGGCACTGTGCCCGCACTGTTCCTGTCCGGGCTGGTACCCGAGGATCCCGACGGCGGAACGCTGCTGTGGGCGCGGCGGCACGACGGCGGACTGCTCTGGGGCGGAATGTACGAAGTGTTCCCGCGCCACATCCTGCTGGACGCACCGATGCCGGAACGGTTCGACGACATCCCGTACGACGGTGTGCGAGAACTACTTCGAGTGGCTGCCCGGGCCGATACCGTCATGCCGGTCCTGGCCCGGCAGTCGAGCATCAGGGTCAAGCACGGGGCACCCTGCTACACCCCGGATTGGCGGGCGCTGGTCGGGCGGGTCTCCGCCGTCGGAGGTCTGCATGTGCTGACCGGAGACAACGAAGCCGGGCTCACCCACGGTCCCGGCTACGCGAAGTTCCTCACCGACCTGCTGCTGCGGGGAACCAGTGAGCTGGCCCCCGCCGACGCCTGGAACCCCGATCGCTTCGGCGACCGGTACACCACCCAGGCCGAGGTCGTCGCGGCCTTCCTCGAATACCAGGGTTCGTTCACCGGATATTCGGGGTAGACGGTCAGGACTCGCGTGGCTCGATCCACAGCGCTTCGGCCAGTGCGCACAGCTCGCCGTCCGCCGTGGAAAGAGCCACGCCCACAGTGTGTTTGCGGCCGTCACGATCGATCGGCCAGGCGTAGGCGATGTGCTCGGCGCCGGAGAGGACGGGACGCAGCTGGGTGGCGGTCAGGGCGGCGGTGAACGCGCCCTGCCGCATCTTGGTGAACACCCATGCGGCGATGCCGCCGGGGCAATCCAGGGCGGACCACACATTCCCCGGAGTCAGCTCACCGTTCTCGTCGGCCAGCCCGGCGTCGGGCGTCCAGGCCGCGGCCATGAGACGCTCATCCGGCGTCGCCCAGGGGAACAGGCGCAGTCCGCGACCGGGCTCGCACAGGACTCCGCAGCCGTAGCAGTCGGTCACCACACGCTTGGGGGAGGAGAGCGCGTTCTCCGTGGCGGTCTTGGCATCCGCCCACGATGGCGCGGGCGGCGGCGTGAGATCCAGGGTGGAGGGGGCGGCCTCGACGAGCACGGTGCCGTCGGCCGCGGTCAGCGTCGCCCGGCCCTCCCGTGGCGCGGGCAGCAGCAGCGGCGCGCCGACCGCCACCGACCGGCGGAAGTCCACCCGAATCGGCGTCGTCCCGAGACCAGCGTTGCTGTGCGCGGCGAGCAGGCCCGCGACATATCCACCGAACGCCACCTGCGGGTAGCCGTGGATGTGGTCCGGTATTTCGAGCTGTCGCGCGCCGATCATGCTGTCGATCAACCTCTCCCGGCCTGTCGGCCGCCTTCGAGATCGACCATACCGAGCGCTGACAACCGGCCGCGACCGGGACTGCGGCACTTCTGCTGTGTCCGGTCTCGCTGAGGGGTGCGAGATCGAACGCGACAGACGGTAGCCGGAATCGCCCCAAGTGAAACGCCGTCATTTATGTGGGCGGGGGTTATGGGGGCGCGCCGCTGGTCAGGGATTCCCGGTGGGGATGGGCTGCCGCAGCAGAGTTCGGCAGGAGTCGAGCAGCCGGGCGCGCAGCGGAGCGGCCAGCTCTGCGACCTCGGCCTGTCGGCGGACGTATTCCGCACGGCCCGAAGGTGTTTCGATGCGGATCGGTTCGTAGCCGTACTCGGCCAGGTCGTAGGGGCTGGCCTTCATGTCGAGTTCGCGTGCGGTGCAGGCGAGTTCGAAACAATCCAGGAGCAGGCCGGAGTCGATGAGCGGGGTGAGCTTGAAGGCCCACTTGTAGAGGTCCATGTTCGCGTGCAGGCAGCCGGGCTGTTCGCGGTGGATCTGGTCCTCGCGGGTGAGGACTTCGATATTGAGCGGGGCCGCGGCGGGGGTGAAGAAGCGGAAGGCGTCGAAGTGGCTGCAGCGCAATTGCATCGACTCGACCACGGCGTCGGTGCCCGCACTGCCCAGGCGCAGGGGGACCTGCTGATGGCGCACGTCGTCGGTGTGGTAGACCATGGCCCACTCGTGCAGGCCGAAGCAGGACAGCTGGGTGGGGCGGGTGGCGGTGGACGCCAGCAGGTTCGCCACGAATTCGATGGTGTCGCGGCGCTTTTCGAGGAAGGCCGGGTCCGCGGTCCAGGCGGCGTCGCCGGAGGGCAGCGAGATCCGGTGGTAGCCGCGGAAATCCGTGTACTCGCGGGCATCGGCGAGGGCGACACCGAAACCCGGATGCCAGCGCTTGAGCTGGGCGGGCTTGTGCCCGTAGTAGGTGAACAGGAAGTCGATCACCGGATGTTTGGAACCGGCCGCGCGCCGCTCCAGATACGGGCCGACGAGGGCGTCCACGCGGGCGCGGTGGTCAGCGGCCCGGGCCCGCCAGTGCGGGCCCGGGAGTGCCTGTGGTGCGGGGGCGTTCACGGCTACTCGGCGATGCGGTGGGTGGCGTCACGGACGGTGCCGACGAACTCCTCCACCAGGTCCTCGAGGGCGACGATGCCGACGGTATTGCCGCGGCTGTCGACCACGCGGCCGAGATGGGAGTTGGTGCGGCGCAGGCGGGCCAGAGCCTCGAAGAGGGTGGTGCCCATGCTCACCGTCGGCAGGGGGCGGATATCGGTGCGCGGGATGGGGGTGCCCGGGCCGGCGTCGTCGTCGGCGACCAGGTCCAGGACATCCTTGACGTGCAGGTAGCCGACCAGTGAACCGTCCTCGGCGCGCACCGGATAGCGGGAGAAACCCGTTTCGGCGACCGCGGATTCGATATCGCCGAGCGTGGTGCCGTCGCCGCGCAGCGGCACCGAGCGGGTCTTGTCCAGGGGCACCATGACATCGGCGACGATGCGGTCGCTGGAGCCGAGCGCCTGGGTGAGGCGGCGGTGTTCTTCCTTGTCCAGCAACCCTTCCGAATGCGATTCGCCGAACATCTCGGCCAGTTCCACCTCGGACACGGTCGAATCCAGTTCGTCCTTGGGTTCGATGCGCAGCGCCCGCAGCGTCAGGTTCGCCGCCAGGTTGTAGACGAAGATGAGCGGGCGGGCCAGCCGCAGCCAGGCCAGATGCAGCGGAACCAACAGCAGCGCAGTGCGTTCCGGTCCGGCGAGCGCGATGTTCTTCGGGATCATCTCGCCCAGCAGGATGTGCAGGATCACCACGATGGTCAGCGCCACTGCGAAGGAGATCGGGTGCAGCAGCGAATCGGGAATGCCGACCAGGTCGAACGGACCCTCCAGCAGATGCGCCACCGCCGGTTCGCCGACGCGGCCCAGCAGGATGGAGCAGATGGTGATGCCCAGCTGTGCGGCCGCCAGCATCATGGACAGATTCTGGCCCGCCTCGATGACGGTGTTGGCGCTGCGTTTGCCCTGTGCGGCAAGCGCTTCCAGCCGGTCGCGCCGTGCCGAGATGAGCGCGAACTCCGCGCCCACGAAGAAGGCGTTGCCCAGCAGCAGGACCACGGTCAGCAGGATCGCGTAGATGTCACCCATGGCTGTGCTCCCAGGTCGCGATGGCCTCGGCGTCGACCGGCCGCAGCAGCACCCGGTCGATGCGGCGGCCGTCCATGCGCTCCACCTTGGCCAGCCAGCCGCCGTCGGAGTGGTCGTGTTCGCGGTGGCCCGCCAGCGGCAGCAGCACCTCGTCGCCGGTCTCCGGAATGCGGCCCAGGCGTTCGAGCACCAGGCCGCCCAGGGTTTCGTATTCGCCCTCGGGGGCGTCGTAACCCGTTGTGCGCGAGACCTCGTCGATGCGCAGCAGGCCCGAGCAGTTCCAGCCCGCGGCGGTGCGGCGCACGTCGAGTTCTTCCTCGTCGTGCTCGTCGCGGACGTCGCCGAGGATCTCCTCGATGATGTCCTCCATGGTGACGATGCCCGCGGTGCCGCCGTATTCGTCGACGACCAGGGCCACCTGCATGCCGTCGCGGCGCACGCGCTCGAGCACCTCGTCCCCGTCCAGGCTGGCGGGCACGATCGGCACCGGTTGCGCGATGTCCTTCAGCTTGACCGTGCGACGCGCCGAAATCGGGTGCAGGAAAGCCTGTTTGATGTGTACGACGCCGATTGTGTTGTCGAGATCGCCCTCGATGACCGGGAATCGGGAGAAGCCGGTGTCGTGTGCGGCCTCGATGAGGTCGGCGAGGGTGGCGTCGCGGTCCAGGGAGGTGATCTTCACGCGCGGGGTCATGAGTTCCTCCGCGCTGCGATCACCGAATTGCAGTGAGCGGTCCACCAATTGGGCGGTGCGCTGATCGAGCGCGCCGTGCAGCGCCGAGGTGCGCACCAGCGAGCCCAGCTCCTGCGGGGAACGCGCGGAACGCAATTCCTCCGCGGGCTCGATGCCCAGCCGGCGCACGGCCCAGTTCGCGGTCCCGTTCAGGAAATTGATCATCAGCCGGAAGACGGCGGAGAAGCCGATCATCGGCCCGGCGGTGAGCCGGGCGGTGGACAGCGGCGCGGCGATGGCGATGTTCTTGGGCACCAGCTCGCCGTAGATCATGGACAGCGAGGTCGCCAGGATCAAGGCCAGCGCCAGCGAAATGCCGTGCGCGGCACCACTGCTCACACCGAGTGCGGTGAACAGCGGCTCCAGCAGCCGGGCCAGCACGGGCTCGGCGATATAGCCGGTGATCAGCGTGGTGATGGTGATGCCCAGCTGCGCGCCGGAGAGCTGGAAGGAGAGGGTGCGATGCGCCTGACGCACCTGCCGGGCGCGCATATCGCCTTCGCGGGCGTGCGCTTCCACGGTGCTGCGTTCCAGGGCGGTGAGCGAGAATTCGGCCGCGACGAACAGGGCGGTGCCCGCGGTCAACGCGATGAAGCCGAGCAGACTTGCGATGGTGAGAAGGACTGACACGGTCAGCACCACCCGGCTATTCGAGGCGGTGTGTCGACGGTGGCGCCGGGTTTGTCACCCGGCTCGGTAGAGGAGCCCTCCTGTGCGGCGCCCTCGGACGCGGGTGACAACTGGTTCCTTTCGCAGGGTGACATGATGCTCGGCCGCTGACACGGGTGGTCAGGGTCCGGTAGCGCCCATGCTACCGGCAACTGTCCAGATCGCGTGCGACCGGCCCGGGCGTGCGAAACCCGGCGGGTCCGCGAGGGATCCGCCGGGTTCGGGGTGTGCGATCAGGTCACCAGCCGGACGGCAGCGGGCGGCCCTCGGCGAAGCCGGCGGCCGACTGCACACCGAGGATGGCGCGCTCGTTGAACTCCGCCAGGGTGCGCGCGCCCGCGTAGGTGCAGGAGCTGCGCACACCGGAGGTGATGTGGTCGAGCAGGTCCTCGACACCCGGGCGCTCGGGGTCCAGGCGCATGCGCGAGGAGGAGATGCCCTCCTCGAACAGGGCCTTGCGGGCGCGGTCGATGGCGGAGTCGGTGGCGGTGCGGGCGGCCACGGCGCGCTTGGACGCCATGCCGAAGGACTCCTTGTAGCGGTTGCCGTCGCGGTCGATGCGCAGGTCGCCGGGCGACTCGTAGGTGCCCGCGAACCAGGAGCCGACCATCACGTTGGACGCGCCCACCGCGAGGGCCAGTGCCACGTCGCGCGGGTGGCGGACACCGCCGTCGGCCCACACGTGCTTGCCGAATTCCTTGGCGGCGGCGGCGCATTCGGCCACGGCGGACAGCTGCGGGCGGCCCACACCGGTCATCATGCGGGTGGTGCACATGGCGCCGGGGCCGACACCCACCTTGATGATGTCCGCGCCGGCCTCGATCAGATCGCGGGTGCCCGCGGCCGAGACCACATTGCCCGCGACCAGCGGCACACCCAGATCCAGGGCGGCGACCGAGCGCAGCGCCTCGATCATCTTGGACTGATGCCCGTGCGCGGTGTCCATGACCAGCACGTCGGCGCCCGCGTCGACCAGGGCCTTGGCCTTGGCCGGGACGTCGCCGTTGATGCCGACCGCGGCGGCGATGCGCAGCTTGCCCTGCGCGTCGACGGCCGGCTGGTAGATGCCCGCGCGGACCGCGCCGGTGCGGGTCATGACGCCCGCCAGGGTGCCGTCGGCGTTCACCAGCACGGCCAGGTTCGCGTGGCCGGCGTGCAGCATGCCGAAGATCTCGCGCGGCTCGGCATCGGCCGGGGCGGTGACGAAGTTGGGGTCGGCGACGGTGCTCAGCCGGGCGAAGCGATCCACGTCGGCGCAGGCCTGCTCGGTCACGACACCGACCGGCTTACCGTCCTCGACCACGATGACCGCGCCGTGCGCGCGCTTGTGGATGAGCGCCAGCGCATCCGACACCGACTGCTCGGGATCGAGGGTGACCGGGGTGTCGGCGGTGAGCGAGCGGCTCTTGACGAACGCGATGGTGTCCGCGGCCGCCGGAATCGGCAGGTCCTGCGGCAGCACCACGATGCCGCCGCGGCGCGCCACCGTCTCGGCCATGCGACGGCCGGAGACGGCGGTCATGTTCGCGACCACGATCGGAATGGTGGTGCCGGTCCCGTCGGCGGTGGCGAGATCGACGTCGAACCGGGACGTCACATCCGTCCGGCTGGGGACGAGGAAGACGTCGTCGTAGGTGAGGTCGTAGGGCGGGTTCTGCCCAGGAAGAAACTGCACGGTGGTCGCCGCTCCATAGGTTGACGTGGGGTTCTCGTGTTCTCCATGCTCCGATAGCAGGTATATGGCACGAATCAACCCGAAGGTCTTCCATGGGCCCGATTGCCCTTCGTGCGCTACCTGGTGTCACACATGCAACGCACCAGTGTAGTCGGTCAAATTGCGGACCGGTCGGAACGTAGTGGCCGCGAGGGCGTCCGAGGGCCTCGCGGGCCCCGTCGGGTTGTCGGTGCCCCCGGGGTGCCCTACGTTCGGAACAGTGACTGACACAACGGTTTTGGCCGACCGCATCGAGATCGGCGACACCATCACCAAGCTCTTCGTCTACTGTGACCAGTTTCGCTGGGACGAGATGCTGACCACGGTCCTGGCCGAGGAACTCTGGTTCGACAACGGCTTCGGCGATCCCGCCGGTCCGCGCACCGCCACCGATATCGTCAAGACCTGGGCCGAGGGACTCGGCGCGCTGGACGCGGTCCACCACCAGGCCGGCAATCACCTGATCGACCTCACCGGTGACACCGCGCTCGCACACGCCGATTCCATTGCCGTGCACGTGAAGAACGACGCCGCACACGGCAGGACGCGCACCTTCGTCGGCAGCTACGTCCTCGGTTTGCGGCGTACGACCGCGGGCTGGCGCATCGACCGCTTCGAATACAAGCTCAAGACCATCGAAGGCAACGCCGACCTGACGTGATCGCGGACACTCCTCCCGGCCCGCGACTCACGATGTGACCTGCCATAACGGATCCGGCTATTCCCATGCAAACCAGTTGGTTCTGTGTGAGGATGCCCAGATCGCATAGGTCGGGATCGCTGGGAGGAGATCCGCCATGAAAGCCGAAATCGCCCTCGACGCCCCTGTGAGCGAACCCCCGGCCTTCGGGCACATGCTCCGGCGGCTACGCGATTCGCGCGGCGTGTCCCGGGAACGGCTGGCCTTCAACGCCGGTGTCAGCAGCAGCTACATCACGCATTTGGAGAAGGGGTCGCGGACGCATCCGACCGATCAGGTGGTCGACGCCTTCCTTCGCTATCTGGACCGCATCGAGCGCATCTCGGGCGCCGACCGTCGCCAATTGCGCGACCTCGCCGGACTTCCCGCGACCGCCAGCCCGACCATTACGGAACTGCGGGCGGCGATCACGCCCGATATGCGACGCACCCTCGAGTTGAATACCGCGGCCGCGGTGGTCGCCCTCGGCGGCAACCTGCTGCTGCGCAATGCGGGCTGGGAACACGCCTTCCCCGGAATGACGGAGAGCGGCAACGAGTTCCGATGGTTGTTCAGCCACGAGATGGCGCGGCGCGTACTGGT contains:
- a CDS encoding hemolysin family protein, which translates into the protein MSVLLTIASLLGFIALTAGTALFVAAEFSLTALERSTVEAHAREGDMRARQVRQAHRTLSFQLSGAQLGITITTLITGYIAEPVLARLLEPLFTALGVSSGAAHGISLALALILATSLSMIYGELVPKNIAIAAPLSTARLTAGPMIGFSAVFRLMINFLNGTANWAVRRLGIEPAEELRSARSPQELGSLVRTSALHGALDQRTAQLVDRSLQFGDRSAEELMTPRVKITSLDRDATLADLIEAAHDTGFSRFPVIEGDLDNTIGVVHIKQAFLHPISARRTVKLKDIAQPVPIVPASLDGDEVLERVRRDGMQVALVVDEYGGTAGIVTMEDIIEEILGDVRDEHDEEELDVRRTAAGWNCSGLLRIDEVSRTTGYDAPEGEYETLGGLVLERLGRIPETGDEVLLPLAGHREHDHSDGGWLAKVERMDGRRIDRVLLRPVDAEAIATWEHSHG
- a CDS encoding GuaB1 family IMP dehydrogenase-related protein, with amino-acid sequence MQFLPGQNPPYDLTYDDVFLVPSRTDVTSRFDVDLATADGTGTTIPIVVANMTAVSGRRMAETVARRGGIVVLPQDLPIPAAADTIAFVKSRSLTADTPVTLDPEQSVSDALALIHKRAHGAVIVVEDGKPVGVVTEQACADVDRFARLSTVADPNFVTAPADAEPREIFGMLHAGHANLAVLVNADGTLAGVMTRTGAVRAGIYQPAVDAQGKLRIAAAVGINGDVPAKAKALVDAGADVLVMDTAHGHQSKMIEALRSVAALDLGVPLVAGNVVSAAGTRDLIEAGADIIKVGVGPGAMCTTRMMTGVGRPQLSAVAECAAAAKEFGKHVWADGGVRHPRDVALALAVGASNVMVGSWFAGTYESPGDLRIDRDGNRYKESFGMASKRAVAARTATDSAIDRARKALFEEGISSSRMRLDPERPGVEDLLDHITSGVRSSCTYAGARTLAEFNERAILGVQSAAGFAEGRPLPSGW
- a CDS encoding nuclear transport factor 2 family protein; amino-acid sequence: MTDTTVLADRIEIGDTITKLFVYCDQFRWDEMLTTVLAEELWFDNGFGDPAGPRTATDIVKTWAEGLGALDAVHHQAGNHLIDLTGDTALAHADSIAVHVKNDAAHGRTRTFVGSYVLGLRRTTAGWRIDRFEYKLKTIEGNADLT
- a CDS encoding helix-turn-helix domain-containing protein gives rise to the protein MKAEIALDAPVSEPPAFGHMLRRLRDSRGVSRERLAFNAGVSSSYITHLEKGSRTHPTDQVVDAFLRYLDRIERISGADRRQLRDLAGLPATASPTITELRAAITPDMRRTLELNTAAAVVALGGNLLLRNAGWEHAFPGMTESGNEFRWLFSHEMARRVLVDWEQECALSVHAFRLAMGGPNAEPFVDLLDEMLTYPIFRRNWADAQVAEISPAWRIRLRDSRTGEPRSALVQTGQLFSGAHPGWLISQFLLPV